Proteins from one Cryptomeria japonica chromosome 4, Sugi_1.0, whole genome shotgun sequence genomic window:
- the LOC131045632 gene encoding transcription factor ORG3-like isoform X2, with protein sequence MIERKRRKDTNFLYSELRSLLPEERIRRKRSVSNQLDESINYIRHLEQQIKDLTKERDKKKIRAACFKGIEISKPLEFYDEGFPSIKIKSFGSDTLQVYINSIQNQIALSDVLLVFEECRGEVVNVASSVTNETNAFQDNKIKFRRYTQSRNFQKKL encoded by the exons ATGATTGAAAGGAAGCGGCGGAAGGACACGAATTTTCTCTACTCAGAGCTGAGGTCACTACTTCCGGAAGAAAGAATTCGG AGAAAGCGTTCAGTATCAAACCAACTGGACGAATCTATTAATTACATTCGTCATCTAGAGCAACAGATCAAAGATCTAACGAAGGAAAGAGACAAGAAAAAAATCCGTGCAGCTTGCTTTAAGGGTATTGAAATATCCAAGCCGCTGGAATTCTATGACGAGGGTTTCCCATCAATTAAAATAAAGTCATTCGGTTCAGATACATTGCAGGTATATATAAACTCGATCCAGAATCAGATTGCCTTGTCCGATGTTCTTCTGGTGTTTGAAGAATGTAGAGGTGAAGTTGTGAATGTTGCTTCGTCTGTGACTAATGAAACAAACGCTTTCCAagacaataaaataaaatttcgAAGATACACGCAGAGCAGAAACTTTCAGAAAAAACTATAA
- the LOC131045632 gene encoding transcription factor bHLH55-like isoform X1 codes for MTNFPYTMNFCPNNEFHPSNINSISFQPDKAYKNALDFYIQEYSQDGFGNPSSSNVGKKADAQPSKQIIHKMIERKRRKDTNFLYSELRSLLPEERIRRKRSVSNQLDESINYIRHLEQQIKDLTKERDKKKIRAACFKGIEISKPLEFYDEGFPSIKIKSFGSDTLQVYINSIQNQIALSDVLLVFEECRGEVVNVASSVTNETNAFQDNKIKFRRYTQSRNFQKKL; via the exons ATGACCAATTTTCCCTATACAATGAATTTCTGCCCAAATAACGAATTTCACCCGTCGAATATCAATTCCATCTCATTTCAACCAGACAAAGCTTACAAAAATGCTCTGGATTTCTATATTCAGGAGTATTCACAAGATGGTTTTGGTAACCCCAGTTCAAGTAACGTTGGGAAGAAGGCAGACGCACAACCCAGCAAGCAGATTATTCACAAAATGATTGAAAGGAAGCGGCGGAAGGACACGAATTTTCTCTACTCAGAGCTGAGGTCACTACTTCCGGAAGAAAGAATTCGG AGAAAGCGTTCAGTATCAAACCAACTGGACGAATCTATTAATTACATTCGTCATCTAGAGCAACAGATCAAAGATCTAACGAAGGAAAGAGACAAGAAAAAAATCCGTGCAGCTTGCTTTAAGGGTATTGAAATATCCAAGCCGCTGGAATTCTATGACGAGGGTTTCCCATCAATTAAAATAAAGTCATTCGGTTCAGATACATTGCAGGTATATATAAACTCGATCCAGAATCAGATTGCCTTGTCCGATGTTCTTCTGGTGTTTGAAGAATGTAGAGGTGAAGTTGTGAATGTTGCTTCGTCTGTGACTAATGAAACAAACGCTTTCCAagacaataaaataaaatttcgAAGATACACGCAGAGCAGAAACTTTCAGAAAAAACTATAA